A stretch of the Hyalangium ruber genome encodes the following:
- a CDS encoding helix-turn-helix domain-containing protein, with amino-acid sequence MPRATAKTPAAAHSRRPTARGRKRPSPPRHIEIRQSRLASTIGAVAKQARTRAGLTQADVAAALGTHPEVYGRMERGEVMPSVPTLMRMCLTLGCGPHELMGFAEVEPGQSVPGAHAVLPGLNDTPEKRRLLRRLARLDSPRIKTLARLVALLLPGR; translated from the coding sequence ATGCCAAGAGCCACCGCAAAGACTCCTGCCGCAGCACATTCCCGGCGCCCCACTGCGCGCGGTCGCAAGCGGCCCTCCCCACCTCGCCACATCGAGATCCGCCAGAGCCGACTAGCGAGCACCATCGGCGCGGTGGCCAAGCAGGCGCGAACGCGCGCCGGACTCACCCAGGCAGACGTTGCCGCAGCCCTCGGCACTCACCCCGAGGTGTATGGGCGCATGGAACGGGGGGAAGTGATGCCGAGTGTCCCGACTCTGATGCGGATGTGTCTGACGCTCGGCTGCGGGCCGCATGAACTGATGGGATTTGCCGAGGTGGAGCCGGGGCAGAGCGTCCCCGGGGCACACGCGGTGCTGCCCGGCCTGAATGACACGCCCGAGAAGCGCCGCCTATTGCGTCGCCTCGCTCGCTTGGACAGTCCGAGGATCAAGACACTGGCGCGGCTG